The Trichosurus vulpecula isolate mTriVul1 chromosome 3, mTriVul1.pri, whole genome shotgun sequence genome includes a window with the following:
- the LRRTM2 gene encoding leucine-rich repeat transmembrane neuronal protein 2 has protein sequence MGSHFKWPLGAPMLAALYAMSVVLKMLPALGMACPPKCRCEKLLFYCDSQGFHSVPNNTDKGSLGLSLRHNHISELERDQFASFSQLTWLHLDHNQISTVKEDSFQGLYKLKELILSSNKISYLPNTTFSQLLNLQNLDLSFNQLSSLHPELFYGLRKLQTLHLRSNSLRTIPVRLFWDCRSLEFLDLSTNRLRSLARNGFAGLIKLRELHLEHNQLTKINFAHFLRLSSLHTLFLQWNKISNLTCGMEWTWGTIEKLDLTGNEIKAIDFTVFETMPNLKILLMDNNKLHSLDSKILSSLRSLTTVGLSGNLWECSPKICALATWLSGFQGRWEHSILCHSPDHTQGEDILDAVYGFQLCWNLSTTVTAMAPSYKDPTTEYTKRVSSSSYHVGDKEIPTTAGIAATTDEHFPEPDNAIFTQRVITGTMALLFSFFFIIFIVFISRKCCPPTLRRIRQCSMIQNHRQLRSQTRLHMSNMSDQGPYNEYEPTHEGPFIIINGYGQCKCQQLPYKECEV, from the exons ATGG GCTCACATTTCAAGTGGCCATTAGGGGCTCCTATGCTGGCAGCGCTATATGCAATGAGTGTGGTTTTAAAAATGCTGCCTGCCTTGGGCATGGCTTGTCCACCAAAATGCCGCTGCGAGAAGCTGCTCTTTTACTGTGACTCTCAGGGGTTTCACTCAGTGCCAAACAACACTGACAAGGGCTCTCTAGGTTTGTCACTGAGGCACAATCACATTTCTGAACTTGAAAGGGATCAATTTGCAAGCTTCAGTCAACTTACTTGGCTCCACTTAGACCATAATCAAATTTCAACAGTTAAAGAAGATTCTTTTCAAGGACTCTATAAACTTAAGGAATTAATACTAAGTTCCAACAAAATATCTTACTTGCCAAACACAACTTTTAGTCAACTGCTTAACCTGCAAAATTTGGACCTGTCTTTTAATCAGTTATCATCTCTGCATCCAGAACTGTTCTATGGCCTTCGGAAGCTGCAAACCTTACATTTGCGTTCCAATTCCCTGCGGACCATTCCCGTTCGCCTTTTCTGGGACTGTCGTAGTCTGGAGTTTCTGGATTTGAGCACAAATCGTTTGCGAAGTTTGGCTCGCAATGGATTTGCAGGATTAATCAAATTGAGAGAGCTTCACCTAGAGCACAACCAGCTGACAAAGATTAATTTTGCTCATTTCCTACGGCTAAGCAGTCTGCACACGCTCTTCTTACAGTGGAACAAAATTAGCAACTTGACATGTGGGATGGAGTGGACCTGGGGCACCATAGAAAAGCTTGATTTGACTGGAAATGAAATCAAAGCCATCGATTTCACAGTGTTTGAGACCATGCCTAATCTTAAAATACTTCTAATGGATAACAACAAGCTACACAGCCTGGATTCCAAGATCTTAAGTTCTCTCAGATCCTTAACTACAGTTGGCCTCTCTGGCAATCTGTGGGAATGCAGCCCCAAAATATGTGCACTGGCCACATGGTTGAGTGGCTTCCAAGGTCGGTGGGAGCACTCAATACTGTGCCACAGCCCAGACCACACCCAGGGAGAGGATATTCTAGATGCAGTTTATGGATTTCAGCTTTGCTGGAATTTATCAACTACCGTCACTGCCATGGCTCCAAGTTATAAAGATCCAACCACTGAATACACAAAAAGAGTGAGCTCATCAAGTTACCATGTGGGAGACAAAGAAATCCCAACTACTGCAGGCATAGCAGCCACTACTGATGAACACTTTCCCGAACCAGACAATGCCATCTTCACTCAGCGAGTGATTACAGGAACAATggctttattgttttctttcttttttattatttttatagtgtTCATCTCCAGGAAATGCTGCCCTCCTACTTTAAGAAGAATCAGGCAGTGCTCAATGATTCAGAACCACAGGCAACTCCGATCCCAGACACGACTCCATATGTCAAATATGTCAGACCAAGGACCATATAATGAATATGAACCCACCCATGAAGGACCCTTCATCATCATTAATGGTTACGGACAGTGCAAGTGTCAGCAGCTGCCATACAAAGAATGTGAAGTATAA